In one window of Maribacter sp. BPC-D8 DNA:
- a CDS encoding efflux RND transporter periplasmic adaptor subunit, producing MKNKKYIITAILGATILFSSCGNDDKKAEVDNSPAVAVQTKTVSEDSSSPFLTVSGKIEAAKSANISTRMMGYVDKIYVGVGDKVNKGQLLMSVNNADVSAQLAQVNAGITEAEAAYTNAEKDFNRFTALFQENSASQKELDDITANYNMAKARVESAKQMKNGVNAQMGYANIRAPFNGVVTNKFINAGDMANPGMPLMEVESPGSYQVLAMVPESEILAVKNDTEVSVQIKALNKSIKGKVTEVSTSSKNTGGQYMVKVILDKTDVQILSGMYATVQFPIARKTTSSAVMIPVEAIVKKGQLSGIYTVSQSNTALLRWLRLGRTFGDQVEVLSGLSADEQYIVSAEGKLFNGAKISNQ from the coding sequence ATGAAAAATAAAAAATATATAATCACAGCTATTTTAGGTGCAACAATCTTGTTCTCTAGTTGTGGTAACGATGATAAAAAAGCGGAAGTCGATAATTCACCTGCTGTAGCCGTTCAAACAAAAACTGTTTCTGAAGATAGTAGCAGTCCGTTTTTAACGGTAAGCGGAAAAATCGAAGCAGCCAAGAGTGCAAACATTAGCACTAGAATGATGGGGTACGTTGATAAAATATATGTTGGTGTTGGTGATAAAGTAAATAAAGGTCAATTATTAATGAGTGTTAATAATGCAGATGTTTCTGCGCAATTAGCGCAGGTAAATGCCGGTATTACTGAAGCTGAAGCTGCCTATACCAATGCAGAAAAAGACTTTAATCGTTTTACTGCATTATTTCAAGAGAATAGTGCATCACAGAAAGAGCTAGATGATATTACTGCCAATTACAATATGGCAAAAGCAAGAGTGGAATCTGCCAAGCAAATGAAAAACGGTGTCAATGCCCAAATGGGCTATGCGAATATTCGCGCTCCGTTTAACGGTGTAGTCACCAATAAATTTATAAATGCAGGTGATATGGCTAACCCAGGCATGCCTTTGATGGAAGTGGAATCTCCTGGTTCGTACCAAGTGCTTGCCATGGTACCTGAATCTGAAATTCTTGCTGTTAAAAATGACACTGAAGTTAGTGTACAAATCAAAGCATTAAATAAAAGCATAAAAGGAAAAGTGACCGAAGTAAGTACGTCTTCAAAGAACACAGGCGGACAGTATATGGTAAAGGTCATTTTAGACAAAACAGATGTACAAATACTTTCTGGTATGTACGCTACCGTACAATTTCCTATTGCAAGAAAAACAACAAGTTCTGCTGTAATGATTCCAGTAGAAGCTATAGTTAAGAAAGGTCAACTATCTGGCATCTATACCGTAAGTCAAAGCAATACTGCATTACTAAGATGGTTACGACTGGGTAGAACTTTTGGTGATCAAGTAGAAGTATTATCTGGTCTATCGGCAGATGAGCAATATATAGTTTCTGCTGAGGGAAAATTATTCAACGGCGCCAAAATCTCAAATCAATAA
- a CDS encoding TolC family protein — translation MKYKLGWILLFVFYSGLAQEVKSITKDEVLTKVKESNNTLKMAEQDVLVAKGDFNQTNAILLPNISVSHTGIATTNPLMAFGSKLNQEILTAADFNPDVLNDPRQIEDFATRVEVQQPLINFDGIYQRKAAKAKLTATELQSGRTEDYLALEVEKAYMQLQLAYKTVTVLEKAQETALENKRIADNSYKQGYLQKSDVLSVEVRVTEIDNQLQYAKSNILNASNYLSVLMNADENEILKPSDSLAITSYANTTNVNLSENRKDILAMNSATEAYRQMHKADQMAFLPRLNAFGTYELHDDEIFQGQAQGYLFGAELKWNLFEGSKRFGKSQKSKAEYDKSKLQLEQYKSESQLELNKAKRGFEDAQNKLKLTKLALEQSEESLRIRTNRFKQGLEKTTDLLLSETQYSQKQLEYYATIFQHNYALAYVQFLTKE, via the coding sequence ATGAAATATAAACTAGGATGGATATTGTTGTTCGTCTTTTATTCTGGCTTGGCACAAGAAGTAAAATCTATTACAAAAGATGAAGTGCTGACTAAGGTAAAAGAAAGTAATAATACACTGAAAATGGCAGAACAAGATGTGTTAGTTGCCAAGGGTGATTTCAATCAGACCAATGCTATTCTATTGCCAAACATTAGTGTATCGCATACTGGTATTGCTACCACTAACCCGTTAATGGCATTTGGATCTAAACTGAATCAAGAAATTTTGACTGCTGCAGATTTTAATCCAGATGTATTAAATGACCCACGTCAAATCGAAGATTTTGCAACTCGAGTAGAAGTACAACAACCATTGATAAACTTCGATGGCATCTACCAGCGTAAAGCGGCAAAGGCAAAATTGACCGCTACAGAATTACAGTCTGGTCGTACAGAAGATTACTTAGCCCTTGAGGTTGAAAAGGCGTATATGCAATTACAACTTGCTTATAAAACCGTTACCGTTTTAGAGAAAGCTCAAGAAACTGCTTTAGAAAATAAGCGTATTGCCGACAATAGTTACAAGCAAGGTTACCTACAAAAATCTGATGTTCTTTCTGTAGAAGTAAGAGTTACCGAAATCGATAATCAATTGCAATACGCAAAAAGTAACATTCTAAATGCAAGCAACTATTTATCGGTATTAATGAATGCTGATGAGAATGAAATTTTAAAGCCTTCAGATTCACTTGCAATTACTAGTTATGCTAATACAACGAACGTAAACTTATCTGAAAACAGAAAAGATATTTTAGCGATGAATTCTGCTACCGAAGCATATAGACAAATGCATAAGGCAGACCAAATGGCTTTCTTACCTCGTTTAAATGCTTTTGGTACTTATGAGTTACATGACGATGAAATTTTTCAAGGTCAAGCGCAAGGGTATTTATTTGGTGCAGAGTTAAAATGGAACCTTTTTGAGGGTAGCAAGCGTTTTGGAAAATCTCAAAAGAGCAAGGCGGAGTATGATAAATCTAAATTACAGTTAGAGCAGTATAAATCTGAAAGTCAATTAGAGCTTAACAAAGCGAAAAGAGGTTTTGAAGATGCTCAAAATAAATTAAAGCTAACAAAGCTAGCACTAGAACAATCTGAAGAATCATTGCGCATCCGTACCAATAGATTTAAGCAAGGTTTAGAAAAGACTACTGATTTATTACTATCTGAAACACAATATTCTCAAAAGCAATTAGAGTATTACGCTACAATTTTTCAACATAATTACGCCTTGGCGTATGTACAGTTTTTAACGAAAGAATAG
- a CDS encoding DUF6132 family protein codes for MNKKVILITTIGIVIGAIAGYLYYAEIGCISGTCAITSKPLNSTLYGSLMGGLLANTFVKSPKK; via the coding sequence ATGAATAAAAAAGTTATTCTCATAACTACTATAGGCATAGTCATCGGCGCTATAGCTGGTTACTTATACTATGCCGAAATCGGCTGCATAAGTGGTACTTGCGCTATAACTTCAAAACCTTTAAATAGTACATTATACGGTAGTTTAATGGGTGGTTTACTCGCAAATACATTTGTAAAATCTCCTAAAAAATAA